A region of Flavobacterium album DNA encodes the following proteins:
- a CDS encoding T9SS type B sorting domain-containing protein, whose protein sequence is MKLFKTLLVIVVLFTTTVRGQLANFNLAVTKTDETCLGNGVLGFTVSNTTQGSSVLYKVYQLPDIATPIAILSGNTLSGLSAGNYKVVAIQSLGSLLNTQEQTIAIANTIVPLNYSVTSDSQNCANGGNIIVNTLSGIAQSYEIISGPVTRPLQTSNVFQNLVTGAYNIRVYNNCGVAKVKTFTLTVVNSTLDISEATFSEAGMPCDSITVSNIITPAEGTISYPLSVRHTITPMSLGGDPIVFDHTYTNGAPDSLEISAILPRLDDVYDYDITVTDNCNAVYQRSGVVDPKIYVTLAALDAPCANKFLSLTATKFTNSYTVNFTSAPEGFDAAAFNSNAGGTFTDATVNYGSATNPVPFGNYEVEITDSCGRTATTTLLVEFIKPKPTASGSNNGCFSEFGKIRISVPLQKIVTATIIAAPATYTIALPQNVSSNINAQGRLTLNNMPLGTYTIVFTDDCGFEYQKDVEVPPYVEKDFDIATLPACDAGFGTVRVRSGNGNLQSASITAAPSAFGHALPYNVSANIDGEGDLYMAALPQGTYTFTATDVCGVVKAQTINVEGYMPPQNSFVYTPNCGGFSVKVTDGSNGLEASSYWLQKFNPATGAWGHPSNGNMYTEGSVPVTGNSIKLNNNTVKNNLNYSGKFRIVKKFETFSNGSAENTVCISVLGEFEYTEGFSINSAYSLACLGTPNNVMLDVTGYPTAYKIIEKNGSPFAFNNGTSNVFTNLEPAEYVFEIEDTCGNIVTRWFNVQSLPALANASNPGDMIICAEAGTVQNHEFHLTDQNAGILGPLFSATYTITYHLTQEDADNGTNPLPEYYTNVTNGQTIYARLVHNEISICHGTTSFRLFIGDYQEPVITTTGTICNEGRIMLSAGAGYSSYLWSTGATTRSIMVTDPGVYTVIVEKAYGNKSCDGYAEVEIKASSTPKIEKVDTQDWTRDDNSITVYTKEAGDYEYSIDGINYQVENVFTGLETGVYQVYVKDANGCGQDIKEVVLMHYPNFFTPNGDGSHDRWRIEYSVKEPHFNVTIFDRYGKLITSFGPNYEGWDGTLNGAQLPSTDYWFVVTREDGRELRGHFAMLR, encoded by the coding sequence AACCAAAACAGATGAAACATGTCTGGGTAATGGAGTTCTGGGATTTACAGTATCAAATACTACGCAGGGCTCTTCTGTGTTATATAAAGTATATCAGCTTCCGGATATAGCTACACCTATTGCTATCTTATCAGGAAATACGCTAAGTGGCCTAAGCGCCGGTAATTATAAAGTTGTAGCTATACAATCTTTAGGAAGCCTCCTTAATACGCAGGAGCAAACTATTGCAATTGCAAATACGATTGTTCCACTTAATTACAGCGTAACATCGGATAGCCAGAATTGCGCCAATGGCGGTAACATTATAGTAAATACCCTGTCTGGCATTGCTCAATCTTATGAAATTATTTCCGGTCCCGTAACCAGGCCGCTGCAAACTTCGAATGTTTTCCAAAACCTTGTAACTGGTGCTTACAACATCAGGGTGTATAATAACTGCGGTGTAGCAAAAGTAAAAACATTCACTCTAACAGTAGTGAACTCTACTTTGGATATATCTGAAGCTACATTTTCTGAAGCAGGAATGCCTTGTGATTCTATCACGGTTAGTAATATTATTACTCCTGCCGAAGGGACTATCAGCTATCCATTATCTGTAAGGCACACCATAACACCTATGAGCCTTGGCGGAGATCCTATTGTATTTGATCATACGTATACTAATGGCGCGCCTGATTCTTTGGAGATATCAGCGATATTGCCACGCCTTGATGACGTTTATGATTATGATATCACAGTAACAGATAATTGTAACGCGGTTTACCAAAGGTCGGGTGTTGTAGATCCGAAAATATACGTGACCCTTGCTGCCCTCGATGCTCCGTGCGCCAATAAGTTCCTTTCCCTTACTGCTACAAAATTCACAAACTCTTATACAGTTAATTTTACCAGTGCGCCTGAAGGATTTGATGCTGCTGCATTTAATTCTAACGCGGGAGGTACTTTTACAGATGCAACTGTAAATTATGGCAGCGCTACCAATCCGGTGCCTTTCGGGAATTACGAAGTTGAGATAACAGATAGCTGTGGCCGTACAGCAACTACAACGTTGCTGGTTGAGTTCATCAAGCCAAAGCCCACTGCAAGTGGATCTAATAACGGATGCTTCTCTGAATTTGGTAAGATAAGAATAAGCGTTCCGTTGCAAAAAATCGTGACAGCGACTATCATTGCAGCACCGGCTACTTATACCATAGCATTGCCGCAAAATGTTTCGTCAAATATTAATGCACAGGGAAGGCTGACACTTAATAACATGCCTCTGGGTACTTATACTATAGTTTTTACAGATGATTGCGGATTCGAGTATCAAAAGGATGTTGAAGTACCTCCTTATGTAGAGAAAGATTTTGATATCGCCACGCTTCCGGCATGTGATGCAGGTTTTGGTACCGTTCGTGTAAGAAGCGGCAACGGTAATCTTCAATCGGCTTCAATCACAGCTGCGCCATCTGCATTCGGGCATGCTTTACCATATAATGTATCAGCTAATATTGATGGTGAGGGCGATCTTTACATGGCAGCTCTTCCACAGGGAACGTATACTTTTACCGCAACAGACGTATGTGGCGTTGTAAAAGCACAAACTATAAATGTTGAAGGATATATGCCTCCGCAGAATAGCTTTGTATACACACCAAACTGCGGTGGGTTCTCTGTAAAAGTTACCGATGGTAGCAACGGACTTGAAGCGTCTTCCTACTGGCTTCAGAAGTTTAATCCTGCTACAGGCGCCTGGGGCCATCCTTCAAACGGAAATATGTACACTGAAGGATCTGTACCTGTGACCGGCAACAGCATAAAGCTTAATAATAATACAGTAAAGAATAACCTTAACTACTCAGGCAAGTTCAGGATCGTTAAGAAATTTGAGACCTTTAGCAACGGAAGTGCGGAAAATACAGTTTGTATCAGCGTACTTGGCGAATTTGAATATACCGAAGGATTCTCCATAAACAGTGCCTACTCTCTTGCGTGCCTTGGAACACCAAACAACGTTATGCTTGATGTGACAGGTTACCCAACAGCGTATAAGATCATCGAAAAAAATGGCTCACCTTTCGCATTCAATAACGGAACAAGCAACGTATTCACCAACCTTGAGCCTGCAGAATATGTGTTTGAAATTGAAGATACATGCGGTAATATCGTTACACGCTGGTTCAATGTACAATCTTTACCTGCACTGGCAAATGCGTCAAATCCCGGTGATATGATAATCTGCGCTGAAGCCGGTACTGTTCAAAACCATGAATTCCACCTTACAGATCAAAATGCAGGCATATTGGGTCCGCTGTTCAGCGCTACTTATACAATTACGTACCACCTTACGCAGGAGGATGCTGATAACGGTACAAACCCGCTTCCTGAATATTATACAAATGTTACTAATGGTCAGACAATATATGCAAGGCTTGTACATAACGAGATATCAATATGCCACGGCACTACTTCGTTCAGGTTATTTATTGGCGATTACCAGGAGCCGGTTATTACAACCACCGGGACAATATGTAACGAAGGCAGGATAATGCTTTCGGCTGGTGCAGGCTATAGCAGCTACCTATGGTCTACAGGGGCAACGACGCGCAGCATTATGGTGACAGATCCGGGTGTTTACACCGTTATCGTAGAGAAAGCATACGGCAACAAATCATGTGATGGTTATGCTGAAGTAGAGATCAAGGCATCTTCTACGCCGAAAATTGAAAAAGTAGATACGCAAGACTGGACCAGGGACGATAACTCGATAACCGTTTATACCAAAGAGGCAGGTGACTACGAGTACTCTATCGACGGAATAAACTACCAGGTTGAAAATGTATTTACAGGCCTTGAGACCGGTGTTTACCAGGTGTATGTTAAAGATGCCAACGGCTGTGGCCAGGATATTAAAGAAGTGGTGCTGATGCATTACCCTAATTTCTTTACACCGAATGGCGATGGCTCACACGACAGGTGGCGTATTGAATATTCTGTAAAAGAACCACATTTCAATGTAACAATATTCGACCGTTACGGCAAGCTGATCACATCATTCGGGCCTAACTACGAAGGATGGGACGGTACACTTAACGGCGCCCAGCTGCCCTCAACAGACTATTGGTTTGTAGTTACAAGGGAAGACGGCAGGGAACTAAGAGGGCACTTTGCAATGCTCCGCTAA